One genomic segment of Balaenoptera musculus isolate JJ_BM4_2016_0621 chromosome 11, mBalMus1.pri.v3, whole genome shotgun sequence includes these proteins:
- the ZNF322 gene encoding zinc finger protein 322, which translates to MYTSEERYNQRTQKRKIYHVCPQKGKKIFIHVHEIAQIDDQIYQCLEREQNFCENLALIMCERTHTGEKPYRCDMCEKTFIQSSDLISHQRIHNYEKPYKCSKCEKSFWHHLALSGHQRTHAGKKFYTCDICGKNFGQSSDLLVHQRSHTGEKPYLCSECDKCFSRSTNLIRHRRTHTGEKPFKCLECEKAFSGKSDLISHQRTHTGERPYKCNKCEKSYRHRSAFIVHKRVHTGEKPYKCGACEKCFGQKSDLIVHQRVHTGEKPYKCLECMRSFTRSANLIRHQATHTHTFKCLEYEKSFSCSSDLIVHQRIHMEEKPHQWSACESGFLLGMDFVAQQKMRTQTEELHYKYGVCDKSFHQSSALLQHQTIHIGEKPYICDVGEKGLELSPPHASEASQMS; encoded by the coding sequence ATGTACACTTCAGAAGAGAGGTATAATCAGAGaactcaaaaaaggaaaatatatcatGTGTGCCCTCAGAAGggtaaaaagatttttattcatGTGCATGAGATTGCTCAAATAGATGATCAGATATACCAGTGCCTTGAACGTGAGCAAAACTTCTGTGAAAACTTAGCTCTTATTATGTGTGAGAGAACCCATACTGGGGAGAAACCTTATAGATGTGATATGTGTGAGAAAACCTTCATCCAAAGCTCAGATCTTATTTCACACCAGAGGATCCACAATTATGAGAAACCTTATAAATGTAGCAAATGTGAGAAGAGCTTTTGGCACCACTTAGCCCTTTCAGGACACCAGAGAACACATGCAGGTAAAAAATTCTATACATGTGATATTTGTGGCAAGAATTTTGGTCAGAGCTCTGATCTGCTTGTCCACCAGCGAAGCCATACAGGCGAGAAACCGTATCTATGTAGTGAGTGTGACAAATGCTTCAGCCGAAGTACAAACCTCATAAGACACCGAAGAACTCACACAGGTGAGAAACCATTTAAGTGTCTGGAGTGTGAAAAAGCTTTTAGTGGGAAATCAGATCTTATTAGCCACCAGAGAACTCATACTGGTGAAAGGCCCTACAAATGTAATAAGTGTGAGAAAAGTTACCGACACCGTTCAGCCTTCATTGTTCATAAAAGAGTTCATACTGGGGAGAAGCCCTATAAGTGTGGTGCCTGTGAGAAATGCTTTGGCCAGAAATCAGACCTTATTGTACACCAGAGAGTCCACACAGGTGAGAAGCCGTATAAATGCTTAGAATGTATGCGAAGTTTTACTCGGAGCGCCAACCTAATCAGGCACCAGGCAACTCACACTCACACTTTTAAATGCCTGGAATATGAGAAGAGTTTCAGCTGTAGTTCAGACCTTATTGTGCATCAAAGAATTCACATGGAAGAGAAACCACATCAGTGGTCTGCATGTGAGAGTGGCTTCCTCCTGGGCATGGACTTTGTTGCCCAACAGAAAATGAGAACTCAGACAGAGGAGCTGCATTATAAATACGGTGTCTGTGATAAAAGCTTTCACCAGAGCTCAGCCCTTCTTCAACATCAGACAATCCACATCGGTGAAAAACCATATATCTGTGATGTGGGTGAAAAAGGTCTTGAGCTCAGCCCTCCCCATGCATCAGAAGCCTCACAAATGTCTTGA
- the LOC118903977 gene encoding LOW QUALITY PROTEIN: olfactory receptor 2M2-like (The sequence of the model RefSeq protein was modified relative to this genomic sequence to represent the inferred CDS: inserted 3 bases in 3 codons): MEWVNQTFSSDFTLMGSFSHTPXHIFLFSLVLGLFTVALLANAVMVLLIYLDTRLHTPMYFLLSQLSLMDLMLICTTVPKMACNYLSGRKFISVAGCEAQIFFCVSLFGAEGFLFAVMAYDHYVAICYPLQYPNLVKWKVCGLMAVSSWILGVFDGIVDVAATLSFLYCSQEISQFFCEVPSXLRLSYTDASTFEXTFICCALMLVFPLSLIIISYTHVIITVVCMSSGEGRHKAFTTCASHLIVVVMYYGAAIFIYMRPTSNLSPTQDKMVSAFYTILTAMLNPLIYSLQNKD, from the exons aTGGAATGGGTGAATCAGACATTTAGCTCTGACTTCACCTTGATGGGAAGTTTTAGTCACACGC CTCATATCTTTCTGTTCTCTCTGGTCCTGGGCCTCTTCACAGTGGCGCTCTTGGCAAACGCTGTCATGGTTCTCCTCATCTACCTGGACACCCGGCTCCACACCCCCATGTACTTCCTCCTCAGCCAGCTCTCCCTCATGGACCTCATGCTCATCTGCACCACTGTACCCAAGATGGCCTGCAACTACCTCTCTGGCAGGAAGTTCATTTCTGTAGCAGGATGTGAAGCCCAGATATTCTTCTGTGTGTCCCTATTTGGCGCTGAGGGCTTCTTGTTTGCTGTCATGGCCTATGATCACTATGTTGCCATCTGCTACCCTCTTCAGTACCCTAATCTCGTGAAGTGGAAAGTTTGTGGGCTCATGGCTGTCTCCTCATGGATCCTTGGTGTCTTTGATGGGATTGTTGATGTAGCTGCTACTTTGTCCTTTTTGTATTGTTCCCAAGAAATATCCCAGTTCTTCTGTGAAGTCCCAT CCCTACGTCTCTCATACACAGATGCTTCCACATTTG ACACATTTATCTGTTGTGCATTAATGCTCGTCTTCCCTTTGTCACTCATCATCATCTCCTACACACATGTAATTATAACTGTTGTTTGCATGAGTTCTGGGGAGGGTCGGCACAAGGCTTTCACCACCTGTGCTTCACACCTTATTGTTGTAGTGATGTATTATGGAGCAgctatattcatatatatgaggCCCACTTCTAATCTTTCCCCAACCCAGGACAAGATGGTGTCAGCCTTTTACACCATTCTCACTGCCATGCTGAATCCCCTTATATACAGCCTCCAGAACAAAGACTAG
- the LOC118903518 gene encoding LOW QUALITY PROTEIN: olfactory receptor 2M2-like (The sequence of the model RefSeq protein was modified relative to this genomic sequence to represent the inferred CDS: inserted 1 base in 1 codon; deleted 1 base in 1 codon), whose amino-acid sequence MEWVNQTFSSDFTLMGSFSHTXTHIFLFSLVLGLFTVALLANAVMVLLIYLDTRLHTPMYFLLSQLSLMDLMLICTTVPKMACNYLSGRKSISVAGCEAQVFFYVSLFGAEGFLFAVMACDHYVAICYPLQYPNLMNWKVCGLMAVSSWILGVSDGIVDVVVTLSFSCCSSREISLFFCDIPALLRLSCTDTSTFETPIFSCCVLMLLFPLSLIIISYTHVIITVGRMSSGEGRHKAFTTCTSHLIVVGIYYGAATFMYMWPTSKHSPTQDRMVSTFYTILTPMLNPLIYSLWNKDVAKGTKEGEI is encoded by the exons aTGGAATGGGTGAATCAGACATTTAGCTCTGACTTCACCTTGATGGGAAGTTTTAGTCACA CCACTCATATCTTTCTGTTCTCTCTGGTCCTGGGCCTCTTCACAGTGGCGCTCTTGGCAAACGCTGTCATGGTTCTCCTCATCTACCTGGACACCCGGCTCCACACCCCCATGTACTTCCTCCTCAGCCAGCTCTCCCTCATGGACCTCATGCTCATCTGCACCACTGTACCTAAGATGGCCTGCAACTACCTCTCTGGCAGGAAGTCCATTTCTGTAGCAGGATGTGAAGCCCAGGTATTCTTCTATGTGTCCCTATTTGGCGCTGAGGGCTTCTTGTTTGCTGTCATGGCCTGTGACCACTATGTTGCCATCTGCTACCCTCTTCAGTACCCTAATCTCATGAACTGGAAAGTCTGTGGACTCATGGCTGTCTCCTCATGGATCCTTGGTGTCTCTGATGGGATTGTTGATGTAGTTGTTACTTTGTCCTTCTCCTGTTGCAGCTCCCGAGAAATATCCCTGTTCTTCTGTGATATCCCGGCACTCCTACGTCTCTCATGCACAGATACTTCCACATTTGAAACACCTATTTTTAGCTGTTGTGTATTAATGCTCCTCTTCCCTTTGTCACTCATCATCATCTCCTACACACATGTAATTATAACG GTGGGTCGCATGAGTTCTGGGGAGGGTAGGCACAAGGCTTTCACCACCTGTACTTCACACCTTATTGTTGTGGGGATATATTATGGAGCAGCTACGTTCATGTATATGTGGCCCACTTCTAAGCATTCCCCAACCCAGGACAGGATGGTGTCAACCTTCTACACCATTCTCACTCCCATGCTGAATCCCCTTATATATAGCCTCTGGAACAAAGATGTGGCCAAAGGTACTAAGGAAGGGGAAATCTAG